In Halorientalis sp. LT38, a genomic segment contains:
- a CDS encoding DUF7523 family protein — MSLAADTREAVRTHPFLHEALRAGVVNYTAAARFLDLADEEAVVAALRRYAEDLPDYDAAGADARVNMKSGLGAVDADQETDAMLTVGDTALVPDGGTLTGVLATGDVDATSLAHVLNHLRAEDVAVTAAGVAGDALLVVVERRAGADALRAVEAALSTVPATADGER; from the coding sequence ATGTCGCTCGCAGCCGACACCCGCGAGGCCGTCCGCACCCATCCGTTTCTCCACGAGGCGTTGCGGGCGGGCGTCGTCAACTACACCGCCGCCGCGCGCTTTCTCGACCTGGCCGACGAGGAAGCCGTCGTGGCCGCACTCCGCCGCTACGCCGAGGACCTGCCGGACTACGATGCCGCGGGAGCCGACGCCCGGGTGAACATGAAGAGCGGACTCGGAGCGGTCGACGCTGACCAGGAAACCGACGCCATGTTGACGGTCGGCGACACAGCGCTCGTCCCTGATGGTGGAACCCTGACCGGCGTGCTGGCCACCGGGGACGTGGACGCGACGTCGCTGGCACACGTTCTGAATCACCTCCGGGCCGAGGACGTGGCGGTGACGGCCGCCGGCGTCGCCGGTGACGCGCTGCTGGTGGTCGTCGAGCGCCGGGCGGGGGCGGACGCCCTCCGGGCGGTCGAAGCGGCGCTTTCGACCGTCCCGGCGACCGCAGACGGCGAGCGGTGA